A part of Escherichia marmotae genomic DNA contains:
- the azoR gene encoding FMN-dependent NADH-azoreductase, with translation MSKVLVLKSSILAGYSQSGQLSDYFVEQWREKHTADEITVRDLAANPVPVLDGELVGALRPSDAPLTPRQQEALALSDELIAELKAHDVIVIAAPMYNFNISTQLKNYFDLVARAGVTFRYTENGPEGLVTGKKAIVITSRGGIHKDGPTDLVTPYLSTFLGFIGITDVNFVFAEGIAYGPEMAAKAQTDAKAAIEAIEAIVAA, from the coding sequence ATGAGCAAGGTATTAGTTCTTAAATCCAGCATCCTGGCAGGGTACTCTCAGTCTGGTCAGTTGTCTGATTATTTTGTTGAACAGTGGCGTGAAAAGCACACTGCTGATGAAATCACCGTCCGCGACCTGGCTGCAAATCCGGTTCCGGTGCTGGATGGCGAACTGGTTGGCGCTCTGCGTCCGAGTGACGCGCCGCTGACTCCGCGCCAGCAGGAAGCCCTGGCACTGTCTGATGAACTGATTGCCGAGTTGAAAGCGCATGACGTTATCGTGATTGCAGCACCGATGTACAACTTCAACATCTCTACTCAGTTGAAAAACTATTTTGACCTGGTTGCGCGTGCAGGCGTTACTTTCCGCTACACCGAGAACGGTCCTGAAGGTCTGGTAACCGGTAAAAAAGCCATTGTTATTACCAGCCGTGGCGGTATCCATAAGGATGGGCCTACAGACCTGGTGACCCCGTATCTTTCTACGTTCCTTGGCTTTATCGGCATTACTGACGTGAACTTTGTCTTTGCTGAAGGTATCGCTTACGGGCCGGAAATGGCAGCAAAAGCGCAGACAGACGCTAAAGCGGCAATTGAAGCAATTGAAGCAATTGTTGCAGCATAA
- the ldhA gene encoding D-lactate dehydrogenase, giving the protein MKLAVYSTKQYDKKYLQQVNESFGFELEFFDFLLTEKTAKTANGCEAVCIFVNDDGSRPVLEELKKHGVKYIALRCAGFNNVDLDAAKELGLKVVRVPAYDPEAVAEHAIGMMMTLNRRIHRAYQRTRDANFSLEGLTGFTMYGKTAGVIGTGKIGVAMLRILKGFGMRLLAFDPYPSAAALELGVEYVDLPTLFSESDVISLHCPLTPENYHLLNEAAFDQMKNGVMIVNTSRGALIDSQAAIEALKNQKIGSLGMDVYENERDLFFEDKSNDVIQDDVFRRLSACHNVLFTGHQAFLTAEALTSISQTTLQNLSNLEKGESCPNELV; this is encoded by the coding sequence ATGAAACTCGCCGTATATAGCACAAAACAGTACGACAAGAAGTACCTGCAACAGGTGAACGAGTCCTTTGGCTTTGAGCTGGAATTTTTTGACTTTCTGCTGACAGAAAAAACCGCCAAAACCGCCAATGGCTGCGAAGCGGTATGTATTTTCGTAAATGATGACGGCAGCCGCCCGGTGCTGGAAGAACTGAAAAAGCACGGCGTTAAATATATCGCCCTGCGCTGTGCCGGTTTCAACAACGTTGACCTCGACGCGGCAAAAGAGCTGGGGCTGAAAGTAGTCCGTGTTCCAGCCTACGATCCGGAAGCCGTCGCTGAACACGCTATCGGTATGATGATGACGTTGAACCGCCGTATTCACCGCGCGTATCAGCGTACCCGTGACGCCAACTTCTCTCTGGAAGGCCTGACTGGCTTTACCATGTATGGCAAAACGGCAGGTGTTATCGGCACCGGTAAAATCGGCGTAGCGATGCTGCGTATTCTGAAAGGTTTCGGTATGCGTCTGCTGGCGTTCGATCCATACCCAAGTGCGGCGGCGCTGGAGCTCGGCGTGGAATATGTCGATCTGCCGACCCTGTTCTCTGAATCAGACGTTATCTCCCTGCACTGCCCGCTGACGCCGGAGAACTACCACCTGCTGAATGAGGCGGCGTTTGATCAGATGAAAAACGGCGTAATGATCGTCAACACCAGTCGTGGCGCATTGATTGATTCCCAGGCGGCAATTGAAGCGCTGAAAAACCAGAAAATTGGCTCGCTGGGGATGGACGTGTATGAGAACGAACGCGATCTGTTCTTTGAAGATAAATCCAACGATGTGATTCAGGATGACGTGTTCCGTCGTCTGTCTGCCTGCCATAACGTACTGTTTACCGGGCACCAGGCTTTCCTGACGGCAGAAGCTCTGACCAGTATTTCCCAGACTACGCTGCAAAACTTGAGCAATCTGGAAAAAGGCGAATCCTGCCCGAACGAACTGGTTTAA
- a CDS encoding YdbH family protein, with translation MLGKYKAVLALLLLIILVPLTLLMTLGLWVPTLAGIWLPLGTRIALDESPRITRKGLIIPDLRYLVADCQLAHITNASLSHPSRWLLNVGTVELDSACLAKLPQEEPSPAAPKTLAQWQSMLPNTWINIDKLILSPWQEWQGKLSLSLTSDIQQLRYQGEKVKFQGQLKGQQLTVSELDVAAFENQPPVKLVGEFTMPLVPDGLPVSGHATATLNLPQEPSLVDAELEWQENSGQLLVMTRDNGDSLLDLPWQITRQQLTVSDGRWSWPYEGFPLSGRLGVKVENWQAGLENALVSGRLSVLTQGQAGKGNAVLNFGPGKLSMDNSQMPLQLTGEAKQADLILYARLPAQLSGSLTDPTLAFEPGALLRSKGRIIDSLDIDEIRWPLAGVKVTQRGVDGRLQAILQAHENELGDFVLHMDGQANDFLPDAGRWQWRYWGKGSFTPMNATWDVAGKGEWHNSTITLTDLSTGFDQLQYGTMTVETPRLILDKPVIWVRDAQNPSFSGALSLDAGQTLFTGGSVLPPSTLKFSVDGRDPTYFLFKGDLHAGEIGPVRVNGRWGGIRLRGNAWWPKQSLTVFQPLIPPDWKMNLRDGELYAQVAFSAAPEQGFRAGGHGVLKGGSAWMPDNQVNGVDFVLPFRFADGAWHLGTRRPVSLRIAEVVNLVTAKNITADLQGRYPWTEDEPLLLTDVSVDVLGGNVLMKQLRMPQHDPALLRLNNLSSSELVSAINPKQFAMSGAFSGALPLWLNNEKWIVKDGWLANAGPMTLRLDKDTADAVAKDNMTAGTAINWLRYMEISRSSTKINLDNLGVLTMQATISGNSRVDGKTGTVNLNYSHEENIFTLWRSLRFGDNLQAWLEQNARLPKTGCPSGNECEEK, from the coding sequence ATGTTGGGTAAATATAAAGCCGTTCTCGCGCTGTTATTACTGATTATTCTTGTGCCGTTAACGTTGCTGATGACGCTCGGGCTGTGGGTTCCTACGCTGGCGGGTATCTGGCTGCCGCTCGGTACACGTATTGCATTAGATGAAAGCCCGCGCATCACGCGTAAAGGTTTAATTATTCCCGATCTCCGTTATCTGGTGGCGGATTGCCAGTTGGCGCATATCACCAATGCCAGCCTTTCACACCCCAGCCGCTGGTTATTGAACGTTGGCACAGTGGAGCTTGACTCTGCTTGCCTGGCAAAATTGCCACAGGAAGAGCCCTCTCCGGCAGCGCCGAAAACCCTTGCGCAGTGGCAATCCATGCTGCCTAACACCTGGATCAATATTGATAAACTGATCCTTTCGCCCTGGCAGGAATGGCAGGGAAAACTCTCTCTCTCGTTGACCTCTGATATCCAGCAACTGCGTTATCAGGGCGAAAAAGTTAAATTTCAAGGCCAGCTTAAAGGGCAACAACTTACAGTCAGCGAACTGGATGTCGCCGCGTTTGAAAATCAGCCGCCGGTAAAACTGGTAGGGGAATTTACCATGCCGCTGGTGCCGGATGGGCTTCCTGTCAGTGGCCATGCTACCGCGACCTTGAACTTGCCACAGGAACCGTCACTGGTGGATGCTGAACTGGAGTGGCAGGAAAATAGCGGGCAATTGCTTGTGATGACACGGGATAACGGCGATTCATTGCTCGATTTGCCGTGGCAAATTACCCGTCAGCAATTGACGGTCAGCGATGGTCGCTGGAGCTGGCCGTATGAAGGTTTTCCCCTGAGTGGGCGATTGGGTGTTAAAGTCGAGAACTGGCAGGCCGGGCTTGAGAACGCGTTGGTCAGTGGACGCCTGAGTGTGCTGACTCAGGGGCAAGCAGGGAAAGGCAATGCGGTGCTTAATTTTGGCCCAGGAAAATTGAGCATGGATAACAGTCAGATGCCACTGCAACTGACCGGTGAAGCAAAACAGGCTGATCTCATTCTGTATGCCCGCTTACCGGCACAGCTAAGCGGAAGTCTGACTGACCCAACGCTGGCCTTTGAACCAGGCGCGTTATTACGTTCAAAGGGAAGAATCATCGATTCACTGGACATCGATGAAATTCGCTGGCCTTTAGCGGGGGTAAAAGTCACTCAACGTGGTGTTGACGGTCGCTTGCAGGCCATTTTGCAGGCCCATGAAAATGAACTGGGCGACTTTGTGCTACATATGGATGGTCAGGCGAATGATTTTCTCCCGGATGCAGGGCGTTGGCAGTGGCGTTACTGGGGCAAAGGCAGTTTTACCCCGATGAATGCCACCTGGGATGTCGCAGGAAAAGGTGAGTGGCATAACAGCACGATTACGCTTACCGACCTCTCGACCGGGTTCGATCAGTTGCAATATGGCACGATGACAGTAGAAACGCCGCGCTTAATTCTTGATAAACCCGTTATCTGGGTGCGTGACGCCCAGAATCCGTCTTTTAGTGGTGCGCTTTCGCTGGATGCAGGACAAACGCTTTTCACAGGCGGTAGTGTGTTACCGCCATCAACCTTAAAATTTAGTGTCGATGGACGCGATCCGACGTATTTCCTCTTCAAAGGGGATTTACATGCTGGTGAGATTGGCCCGGTACGGGTGAATGGCCGCTGGGGCGGTATTCGCCTGCGCGGCAATGCCTGGTGGCCTAAACAATCGCTGACCGTATTCCAGCCGCTGATCCCGCCAGACTGGAAGATGAATCTACGCGATGGTGAACTGTATGCCCAGGTGGCGTTTTCTGCCGCGCCTGAGCAGGGCTTCCGTGCAGGGGGGCATGGCGTGTTGAAAGGTGGCAGCGCGTGGATGCCAGATAACCAGGTCAACGGTGTCGACTTTGTACTACCGTTCCGTTTTGCCGACGGTGCGTGGCACCTGGGAACGCGGCGACCTGTGTCATTACGTATTGCTGAAGTGGTTAACCTGGTGACGGCAAAAAATATTACTGCCGATCTTCAGGGGCGTTATCCGTGGACCGAAGACGAACCCTTGCTACTGACGGATGTGAGTGTTGATGTTTTAGGTGGTAACGTGCTGATGAAACAATTACGTATGCCGCAGCACGATCCGGCGCTGTTACGGCTGAATAATCTCTCTTCCAGTGAACTGGTTAGCGCCATCAATCCAAAGCAATTCGCTATGTCAGGGGCATTCAGTGGGGCATTGCCGCTATGGCTTAATAATGAAAAATGGATTGTGAAAGATGGCTGGCTGGCAAACGCAGGCCCCATGACCTTGCGCCTGGATAAAGACACGGCGGATGCAGTAGCAAAAGACAATATGACCGCAGGGACTGCAATCAACTGGTTGCGCTATATGGAAATTAGCCGTTCATCGACAAAAATTAATCTGGATAATCTCGGTGTGTTAACCATGCAGGCAACGATCAGCGGTAATAGCCGGGTTGATGGTAAAACGGGCACGGTGAATCTTAATTACAGCCACGAAGAGAATATTTTTACGTTATGGCGCAGCTTACGCTTTGGCGATAATCTCCAGGCGTGGCTGGAACAGAATGCCCGACTCCCGAAAACGGGTTGCCCATCAGGAAATGAGTGTGAGGAAAAATAA
- a CDS encoding IS66-like element ISCro1 family transposase: protein MDTSLAHENARLRALLQTQQDTIRQMAEYNRLLSQRVAAYASEINRLKALVAKLQRMQFGKSSEKLRAKTERQIQEAQERISALQEEMAETLGEQYDPVLPSALRQSSARKPLPASLPRETRVIRPEEECCPACGGELSSLGCDVSEQLELISSAFKVIETQRPKLACCRCDHIVQAPVPSKPIARSYAGAGLLAHVVTGKYADHLPLYRQSEIYRRQGVELSRATLGRWTGAVAELLEPLYDVLRQYVLMPGKVHADDIPVPVQEPGSGKTRTARLWVYVRDDRNAGSQMPPAVWFAYSPDRKGIHPQNHLAGYSGVLQADAYGGYRVLYESGRITEAACMAHARRKIHDVHARAPTDITTEALQRIGELYAIEAEVRGCSAEQRLAARKARAAPLMQSLYDWIQQQMKTLSRHSDTAKAFAYLLKQWDALNVYCSNGWVEIDNNIAENALRGVAVGRKNWMFAGSDSGGEHAAVLYSLIGTCRLNNVEPEKWLRYVIEHIQDWPANRVRDLLPWKVDLSSQ from the coding sequence ATGGACACCTCACTTGCTCATGAGAACGCCCGCCTGCGGGCACTGTTGCAGACGCAACAGGACACCATCCGCCAGATGGCTGAATACAACCGCCTGCTCTCACAGCGGGTGGCGGCTTATGCTTCCGAAATCAACCGGCTGAAGGCGCTGGTTGCGAAACTGCAACGTATGCAGTTCGGTAAAAGCTCAGAAAAACTTCGTGCAAAAACCGAACGGCAGATACAGGAAGCTCAGGAGCGAATCAGCGCACTTCAGGAAGAAATGGCGGAAACGCTGGGTGAGCAATATGACCCGGTACTGCCATCCGCCCTGCGCCAGTCTTCAGCCCGTAAACCGTTACCGGCCTCACTTCCCCGTGAAACCCGGGTTATCCGGCCGGAAGAGGAATGCTGTCCTGCCTGTGGTGGTGAACTCAGTTCTCTGGGATGTGATGTGTCAGAGCAACTGGAGCTTATCAGCAGCGCCTTTAAGGTTATCGAAACACAACGTCCGAAACTGGCCTGTTGCCGGTGCGACCATATCGTGCAGGCACCAGTACCTTCAAAACCCATTGCACGCAGTTATGCCGGAGCGGGGCTTCTGGCCCATGTTGTCACCGGGAAATATGCAGACCATCTGCCGTTATACCGCCAGTCAGAAATATACCGTCGTCAGGGAGTGGAGCTGAGCCGTGCCACACTGGGGCGCTGGACCGGTGCCGTTGCTGAACTGCTGGAGCCGCTGTATGACGTCCTGCGCCAGTATGTGCTGATGCCCGGTAAAGTCCATGCCGATGATATCCCCGTCCCGGTCCAGGAGCCGGGCAGCGGTAAAACCCGGACAGCCCGGCTGTGGGTCTACGTCCGTGATGACCGCAACGCCGGTTCACAGATGCCCCCGGCGGTCTGGTTCGCGTACAGTCCGGACCGGAAAGGTATCCATCCACAAAATCACCTGGCCGGTTACAGCGGTGTGCTTCAGGCCGATGCTTACGGTGGTTACCGGGTGTTATACGAATCCGGCAGAATAACGGAAGCCGCGTGTATGGCTCATGCCCGGAGAAAAATCCACGATGTGCATGCAAGAGCGCCCACCGACATCACCACGGAAGCCCTGCAGCGTATCGGTGAACTGTATGCTATCGAGGCAGAGGTCCGGGGCTGTTCAGCAGAACAGCGTCTGGCGGCAAGAAAAGCCAGAGCCGCGCCACTGATGCAGTCACTGTATGACTGGATACAGCAACAGATGAAAACACTGTCGCGTCACTCAGATACGGCAAAAGCGTTCGCATACCTGCTGAAACAGTGGGATGCACTGAACGTGTACTGCAGTAATGGCTGGGTGGAAATCGACAACAACATCGCAGAGAACGCCTTACGGGGAGTGGCCGTAGGCCGGAAAAACTGGATGTTCGCGGGTTCCGACAGCGGTGGTGAACATGCGGCGGTGTTGTACTCGCTGATCGGCACATGCCGTCTGAACAATGTGGAGCCAGAAAAGTGGCTGCGTTACGTCATTGAACATATCCAGGACTGGCCGGCAAACCGGGTACGCGATCTGTTGCCCTGGAAAGTTGATCTGAGCTCTCAGTAA
- a CDS encoding YdbL family protein — translation MKRTLLIMVWTVCLMSSSAMALTLNEARSQGRVGETFNGYLMALKTDDETQALVNDINKARALSYQQLARQNNVSTEEIAKLAGQKLVARAKPGEYVQGINGKWLQK, via the coding sequence ATGAAAAGAACATTACTGATAATGGTGTGGACTGTTTGCCTGATGAGCAGCAGTGCGATGGCGTTAACCCTGAATGAAGCCAGAAGTCAGGGGCGGGTAGGCGAAACATTTAATGGTTATCTGATGGCACTGAAAACGGATGACGAAACGCAGGCATTGGTAAACGATATTAATAAAGCTCGTGCGCTGAGTTATCAGCAACTGGCCAGACAAAATAATGTCTCAACTGAGGAGATTGCAAAACTGGCAGGGCAGAAACTGGTCGCTCGCGCTAAACCGGGAGAATATGTGCAGGGGATTAATGGGAAATGGCTGCAAAAATAA
- a CDS encoding YnbE family lipoprotein, with amino-acid sequence MKIMITAFASSFMLLGCTPRIEVAAPKEPITINMNVKIEHEIIIKADKDVEDLLKTRSDLF; translated from the coding sequence ATGAAAATAATGATAACCGCGTTCGCGTCCTCTTTTATGTTGCTTGGTTGCACGCCGCGCATTGAAGTGGCTGCGCCGAAAGAGCCAATCACCATTAATATGAACGTTAAAATTGAGCATGAGATCATCATCAAAGCAGATAAGGACGTTGAAGACTTGCTCAAAACCCGTAGCGATCTTTTTTGA
- the hslJ gene encoding heat shock protein HslJ: MKKVAALVALSLLMAGCVSNDKIAVTPEQLQHHRFVLESVNGQPVASDKNPPEISFGEKMMISGNMCNRFSGEGKLSGGELKVKGLAMTRMMCANPQLNELDHTISEMLKEGAQVDLTANQLTLATAKQTLTYKLADLVN, encoded by the coding sequence ATGAAGAAAGTTGCCGCGCTAGTCGCACTAAGCCTGCTGATGGCGGGATGTGTAAGTAATGACAAAATTGCTGTAACGCCAGAACAGTTACAGCATCACCGGTTTGTACTGGAAAGTGTTAACGGTCAACCTGTTGCCAGCGATAAAAACCCGCCAGAAATCAGCTTTGGGGAAAAGATGATGATTTCCGGCAACATGTGTAACCGCTTTAGCGGAGAGGGTAAACTTTCGGGCGGAGAACTGAAAGTTAAAGGACTGGCAATGACCCGCATGATGTGTGCCAACCCACAGCTTAACGAACTCGATCACACCATCAGCGAAATGCTGAAAGAAGGTGCGCAGGTAGATCTGACCGCCAACCAGTTGACGCTGGCAACCGCGAAACAGACATTAACTTATAAACTGGCAGATTTGGTCAATTAG
- the hrpA gene encoding ATP-dependent RNA helicase HrpA, with the protein MTEQQKLTFNALQQRLDSLMLRDRLRFSRRLHGVKKVKNPDAQQAIFQEMAKEIDQAAGKVLLREAARPEITYPDNLPVSQKKQDILEASRDHQVVIVAGETGSGKTTQLPKICMELGRGIKGLIGHTQPRRLAARTVANRIAEELQTEPGGCIGYKVRFSDHVSDNTMVKLMTDGILLAEIQQDRLLMQYDTIIIDEAHERSLNIDFLLGYLKELLPRRPDLKVIITSATIDPERFSRHFNNAPIIEVSGRTYPVEVRYRPIVEEADDTERDQLQAIFDAVDELSQESPGDILIFMSGEREIRDTADALNKLNLRHTEILPLYARLSNSEQNRVFQSHSGRRIVLATNVAETSLTVPGIKYVIDPGTARISRYSYRTKVQRLPIEPISQASANQRKGRCGRVSEGICIRLYSEDDFLSRPEFTDPEILRTNLASVILQMTALGLGDIAAFPFVEAPDKRNIQDGVRLLEELGAITTDEQQTAYKLTPLGRQLSQLPVDPRLARMVLEAQKHGCVREAMIITSALSIQDPRERPMDKQQASDEKHRRFHDKESDFLAFVNLWNYLGEQQKALSSNAFRRLCRTEYLNYLRVREWQDIYTQLRQVVKELGIPVNSEPAEYREIHIALLTGLLSHIGMKDADKQEYTGARNARFSIFPGSGLFKKPPKWVMVAELVETSRLWGRIAARIDPEWVEPVAQHLIKRTYSEPHWERAQGAVMATEKVTVYGLPIVAARKVNYSQIDPALCRELFIRHALVEGDWQTRHAFFRENLKLRAEVEELEHKSRRRDILVDDETLFEFYDQRISHDVISSRHFDNWWKKVSRETPDLLNFEKSMLIKEGAEKISKLDYPNFWHQGNLKLRLSYQFEPGADADGVTVHIPLPLLNQVEERGFEWQIPGLRRELVIALIKSLPKPVRRNFVPAPNYAEAFLGRVTPLELPLLDSLERELRRMTGVTVDREDWHWDQVPDHLKITFRVVDDKNKKLKEGRSLQELKEALKGKVQETLSAVADDGIEQSGLHIWSFGQLPESYEQKRGNYKVKAWPALVDERDSVAIKLFDNPLEQKQAMWNGLRRLLLLNIPSPIKYLHEKLPNKAKLGLYFNPYGKVLELIDDCISCGVDKLIDANGGPVWTEEGFAALHEKVRAELNDTVVDIAKQVEQILTAVFNINKRLKGRVDMTMALGLSDIKAQMGGLVYRGFVTGNGFKRLGDTLRYLQAIEKRLEKLAVDPHRDRAQMLKVENVQQAWQQWFNKLPPARREDEDVKEIRWMIEELRVSYFAQQLGTPYPISDKRILQAMEQISG; encoded by the coding sequence ATGACAGAACAACAAAAATTGACCTTTAACGCCTTACAGCAGCGGTTGGATTCGTTAATGCTGCGTGACAGACTGCGTTTTTCCCGCCGTCTGCATGGGGTGAAGAAGGTTAAAAATCCTGATGCACAACAGGCCATTTTCCAGGAGATGGCAAAAGAAATTGACCAGGCGGCAGGGAAAGTCCTGCTACGTGAAGCGGCGCGTCCGGAGATTACTTATCCGGACAATTTGCCGGTTAGCCAGAAAAAACAGGACATTCTCGAAGCGAGCCGTGACCACCAGGTGGTGATTGTCGCCGGAGAAACAGGTTCCGGTAAAACGACGCAGTTGCCGAAAATCTGTATGGAACTGGGGCGCGGGATTAAAGGGCTGATTGGCCATACCCAGCCTCGTCGACTGGCAGCCCGTACCGTGGCGAACCGTATTGCGGAAGAGTTGCAGACCGAACCGGGTGGCTGCATCGGTTATAAAGTCCGTTTCAGCGATCACGTCAGTGATAACACGATGGTCAAGCTGATGACCGACGGTATTCTGCTGGCGGAAATCCAGCAGGATCGCCTGCTGATGCAGTACGACACCATCATCATTGACGAAGCGCACGAACGCAGCCTGAACATTGATTTCCTGCTCGGTTATTTGAAAGAGCTGTTGCCACGTCGCCCGGATCTGAAAGTCATCATCACTTCCGCGACCATCGATCCGGAACGCTTCTCTCGCCACTTTAACAATGCGCCGATTATCGAAGTCTCGGGTCGAACTTATCCGGTAGAAGTGCGTTATCGACCAATAGTTGAAGAAGCGGATGATACCGAGCGCGACCAGTTACAGGCGATTTTCGATGCCGTAGACGAATTGAGCCAGGAAAGCCCCGGCGACATTTTGATCTTTATGAGCGGCGAGCGGGAAATTCGCGATACCGCCGATGCGCTGAACAAGCTGAACTTACGCCATACGGAAATATTGCCGCTTTATGCGCGGCTTTCAAACAGCGAACAAAATCGCGTCTTCCAGTCACACAGCGGGCGGCGCATTGTGCTGGCGACTAACGTCGCGGAAACCTCGCTGACTGTGCCGGGTATTAAATACGTGATCGACCCAGGTACGGCGCGCATCAGCCGCTACAGCTATCGCACCAAAGTGCAGCGTCTACCGATTGAGCCAATTTCGCAGGCTTCAGCCAATCAGCGTAAAGGCCGTTGCGGACGCGTATCAGAAGGGATCTGTATTCGTCTTTATTCGGAAGATGATTTCCTTTCTCGTCCGGAGTTTACCGATCCGGAAATTCTGCGTACCAACCTGGCGTCGGTTATCTTACAGATGACCGCACTGGGGCTGGGCGATATCGCTGCGTTTCCGTTTGTTGAAGCGCCGGATAAACGCAATATTCAGGATGGTGTGCGCCTGCTGGAGGAGTTAGGTGCAATCACCACCGACGAACAGCAAACCGCATATAAACTGACACCACTTGGTCGTCAGTTATCACAGTTACCGGTTGACCCGCGTCTGGCACGCATGGTGCTGGAAGCGCAGAAACATGGCTGTGTAAGGGAAGCGATGATTATCACTTCCGCGCTCTCCATTCAGGACCCTCGTGAACGCCCGATGGACAAACAACAGGCATCGGATGAAAAACATCGTCGTTTCCACGATAAAGAGTCCGACTTCCTGGCGTTTGTGAATTTGTGGAATTATCTCGGTGAACAGCAAAAGGCGCTCTCTTCAAACGCCTTCCGTCGCTTGTGCCGCACTGAATATCTCAACTATCTGCGCGTGCGCGAATGGCAGGACATCTACACTCAGTTGCGCCAGGTGGTGAAAGAACTCGGCATTCCGGTAAACAGTGAACCGGCGGAGTATCGCGAAATTCATATCGCATTACTGACCGGTTTGCTTTCACATATCGGCATGAAAGATGCGGATAAACAGGAATATACCGGCGCACGTAACGCGCGTTTCTCTATCTTCCCTGGTTCTGGTTTATTCAAAAAGCCGCCAAAGTGGGTGATGGTGGCGGAACTGGTAGAAACCAGCCGCCTGTGGGGGCGCATTGCGGCACGCATCGATCCGGAATGGGTAGAGCCGGTTGCCCAACATTTGATCAAACGCACCTACAGTGAACCGCACTGGGAACGGGCGCAGGGCGCAGTGATGGCGACGGAAAAAGTCACCGTTTATGGGTTGCCGATTGTCGCCGCGCGTAAGGTTAACTACAGCCAGATTGATCCTGCGTTGTGCCGTGAACTCTTTATCCGCCATGCACTTGTAGAAGGTGACTGGCAGACACGTCACGCTTTCTTCCGTGAAAACCTGAAACTGCGGGCAGAAGTGGAAGAGCTGGAACACAAATCACGTCGTCGCGATATTCTGGTAGATGACGAGACGCTGTTTGAATTTTACGACCAGCGCATTAGCCATGATGTGATCTCTTCGCGCCACTTCGACAACTGGTGGAAAAAGGTTAGCCGCGAAACGCCTGATTTGCTCAACTTTGAAAAGAGCATGTTGATCAAAGAAGGTGCGGAAAAAATCAGCAAGCTGGATTACCCGAACTTCTGGCATCAGGGCAATCTCAAGCTGCGTTTAAGTTATCAGTTTGAGCCAGGTGCGGACGCTGATGGCGTGACCGTGCATATTCCGCTGCCGTTGCTCAACCAGGTGGAAGAGCGCGGCTTTGAATGGCAAATTCCTGGATTACGTCGTGAACTGGTGATTGCGCTGATTAAATCGCTGCCAAAACCGGTACGTCGTAATTTTGTGCCTGCACCAAACTACGCCGAAGCGTTTTTAGGCCGCGTGACGCCACTGGAACTACCGTTGCTCGACAGTCTTGAACGTGAATTGCGCCGCATGACCGGCGTTACCGTTGACCGCGAAGACTGGCACTGGGATCAGGTGCCCGATCACCTGAAAATTACTTTCCGCGTGGTGGACGACAAAAACAAGAAGTTGAAAGAAGGGCGCTCATTACAGGAACTGAAAGAGGCGCTGAAAGGCAAAGTGCAGGAAACACTGTCTGCGGTCGCTGATGACGGTATCGAGCAGAGCGGCCTGCATATCTGGAGCTTTGGTCAATTGCCGGAAAGCTACGAGCAGAAGCGCGGCAATTACAAAGTGAAAGCGTGGCCTGCGCTGGTGGATGAACGTGACAGCGTGGCGATCAAATTGTTTGATAATCCACTGGAGCAGAAGCAAGCAATGTGGAACGGTCTGCGCCGTCTACTGTTGCTGAATATTCCTTCACCGATCAAATATCTGCATGAGAAGTTGCCGAATAAAGCCAAGCTGGGGCTGTACTTTAACCCGTATGGCAAAGTGCTGGAGCTGATCGATGACTGTATCTCCTGCGGTGTGGATAAATTAATCGACGCCAACGGTGGCCCGGTCTGGACGGAAGAGGGTTTTGCTGCGCTACATGAAAAAGTGCGTGCCGAACTGAACGATACCGTGGTGGATATTGCGAAGCAGGTCGAGCAAATCCTCACGGCAGTGTTCAACATCAACAAACGTCTGAAAGGGCGTGTTGATATGACGATGGCGCTGGGGCTTTCTGACATCAAAGCACAAATGGGCGGTCTGGTGTATCGCGGTTTTGTCACCGGTAACGGCTTCAAACGGCTGGGCGATACGCTGCGCTATTTGCAGGCGATTGAAAAACGCCTGGAAAAACTGGCGGTTGATCCGCATCGTGACCGTGCCCAAATGCTGAAAGTCGAAAACGTCCAGCAGGCATGGCAACAATGGTTCAACAAACTGCCGCCAGCGCGTCGTGAGGATGAAGACGTGAAAGAGATCCGTTGGATGATTGAAGAACTGCGCGTCAGTTACTTCGCCCAACAACTTGGTACGCCGTATCCAATATCGGATAAGCGTATTTTGCAGGCGATGGAGCAGATTAGCGGTTAA